TCGAGGTACGCGATGTCGCCGAGGCCGTCGAGGACGCGGGACTCCAGGCCGGTGGAGGTGGAGGTGGGCGTGGGGCCGGTGGAGGGCGTTCCCGTGGAGGGGGCTCCCGACGTCGGGCCGTCGGTGGGCGGGGTCTTGCTCGTCGGCGCCGTGGGGCTCGTGGTGGTCGTGGCGCTCTTGGGGTCGGTGGAACCGGTCGCCTGAGGATCCGCCGTACCGGAGGCGGTGCCCGTGGCCGGAGCCGTGCCCGTGGCCGTGCCGGTGGGCGTGCCGGTGGGCGTGGGCGGGGTCGTGGGAGGTACCGGGATGCCCGCCGCGAGTTGCTTGCGGAGGTACACCTCCTGCGCCCGGGCGTCGTCGCTGACGGCGGAGTCGTACGACACGACCCGCTCGATGTCGAGAACGAGCCGGTGGGAGGTCTCGGGACTGTCGGCCTTCCACGTGCAACCGACGCGCCGGTCGGTGTCGTACGTGACGGCCGCGACGCCGCGGTACGCCTTGGCGCGGTCGGGGTCGGACAGTGCGGCGGCGCCCGGGAGCAGGTCCTTGAGCGTGGCCTGCGGGACGGCACCGCAGGGCTCGAAGAGCGTCCGGTAGCGGCCGGGAGGTGCGACGGGCGTGACGGGGCCGGCCTTGGCGTCGACGGCGATGTCGTCGGTCGTGGGGCCGGCCGAGCATCCGGTGAGGCCGAGCCCGAGGCCCAGTCCGAGGACGCTGGTGAGGATGGCGGCGGTACGCGCCGTGGACCCGGTGCGGCCGGGGGCGTACCTCTTTCGCTGCACGGTCCCAGGCTCCCTTCTCCCGAAGTCTTTCCCGAAAACTGTTTGCCGCGCGAACCCGGCCGGTGGACACAATGTCTATCGCACACGCAGCTGTTGATGCCGGTCCGCTGTCACCTGTACGGGCTTTGGCTCCGGTTTTTGCGTTATCAGACTTTTCGGGGGAATTGAGGAAGTATGTCGTACGTAGAGGTACCGGGGGCGAACGTACCCATCCGGATGTGGACCGATCCTTCCACGGTGGACGACGGCGCCATGCAGCAGCTGCGGAACACGGCGACGCTGCCGTGGATCAAGGGCCTGGCCGTGATGCCGGACGTGCACTTCGGCAAGGGCGCCACGGTCGGTTCGGTGATCGCGATGCAGGGGGCGGTGTGTCCGGCGGCGGTCGGTGTGGACATCGGCTGCGGGATGTCGGCGGTCAAGTCCTCGCTGACGGCGAACGACCTGCCGGGCGATCTGTCACGGCTCCGGTCGAAGATCGAGCAGGCGATCCCGGTGGGCCGTGGGCTGCACCGGGAGGCGGTGGACCCGGGGCGGCTGTACCAGTTCCCTACGGCGGGGTGGGGGGACTTCTGGTCGCGGTTCGACACGGTCGCCGATCCGGTGAAGTTCCGCCGGGGGCGGGCGGAGCAGCAGATGGGAACACTCGGCGGGGGGAATCACTATGCAGAGGTCTGCATAGATATGCAGGGTGAAGTTTGGCTCGTTCTGCACTCCGGATCGCGCAACATCGGCAAGGAGCTTGCCGAGTATCACATCGGCGAGGCGCAGAAGCTGCCGCACAACCGCGGCTTGGTGGACAGGGATCTCGCGGTCTTCGTCGCTGACACCCCGCAGATGGCGGCCTATCGCAACGATCTGCACTGGGCTCAGGAGTACGCGAAGTACAACCGGGCGGTCATGATGGCGCTCTTCCAGGAGGTGCTTCGTCGGGAATTCCGCAAGGCGAAGGTGACCTTCGAACCGGTGATCTCCTGCCATCACAACTACGTGGCGGAGGAGCGATACGAGGGGATGGATCTGCTGGTCACGCGGAAGGGTGCGATCCGGGCCGGATCCGGGGAGTTCGGGATCATCCCGGGCTCCATGGGCACCAGCTCGTTCATCGTGAAGGGGCTCGGCAACAAGGCTGCCTTCAACTCGGCCTCGCACGGTGCGGGCCGCCGGATGAGCAGGAGCGAGGCGAAGCGGCGCTTCTCGACGCGGGACCTGGAGGAGCAGACTCGGGGCGTGGAGTGCCGTAAGGACTCCGGCGTCGTGGACGAGATCCCGGGCGCGTACAAGCCGATCGAGCGCGTGATGGAGCAGCAGCGGGACCTGGTCGAGGTGGTCGCGCAGCTGAAGCAGGTCGTCTGCGTGAAGGGCTGAGAGCGAACAGGAACGGGGTGCCGCACCTGCGGCACCCCGTTTTTTGGTCCCCGTCTCGGGCTACTGGGCAGGTGCTGGCGTCTGTCCGGTGCGGAGGCGCCAGAGGCGCATGGAGCAGCTCTGCTCGGTTCGATCGAGCGCGATGGCTGCGGCGGCGGGGTCGTTGTGTCGTAGGAGTTCGCGGTCGTCCGTCTCGGTCCAGCGCCTACGGGGTGGTGCGAACTTCATATCTGCTGGACGCACCCAGCTTTGGATCGAGGTCGCGTTGGCCTTTTTGTGGTCCAGGGCTAGGCAGTCGCGGTAGTAGAGGTGCGCGGCGAGCTGTTGCGCCTGCTCTTTGTAGTAGGTGATGACGTAGACCTGGTCGCGAGTGTTGCGGCGGGCGATGCGCTCGGCGCCCGTGATCTTCTTCGTGTAGTGGCACAGGTATGCGGCAACAGCCGTGCTGGCCGACGTGAACGAGAGGAACGGGATGCCTTCGGCGGTCCAGCCGAGCGAACCGTCGGCATCGATGACGCCGCGGAGATAGTCCGGTCGGGAGAACTTGACGCGGGGTGGCCGGATGATCCGCGACTTCTTGCCGTAGGGGATTCCGAGCTCGTTGACGATGGTCCTGGCCTCGAGTGCGCACAGCGACCATGTGGCTGAGTGGTGCTGCGCGGCGAAGTTGGTGGTGCGGACCCGTTCCGTGATGGAGCTGTAGTACGGGGTCAGGCGCTGGAACTCGTGGAGGATATGGATGTCCCGCGCGTTGATCTCGGCGGTCAGCCTGCCCTTCTGGCCCGTCCCCCGGGAAAGGTGCCCGTCGGCCTGGAGGAAGCCGAACATGTAGGCGTAGCTGGGGTCTTTGAGGTCCATGAAGTGCGGCGGGGTGGTGGGCGTGAGGGCGCTCATGTCGAAGAGCGCGGGCACGCTAGGGTCCTGTTCAGCCATGGGAAGTTGCGTCTTCCTGGTGGTGAGGCCCTCGGCTGGGATTGCAGTCCCGGTCGAGGGCCGTTCTGTATGGAGTTGTCTTCGACGTTAGGTCGGGTCTTCGGGCGTCGTCCCGGTGATCGGGTGGGTTCACTCGATCGTGGTTACAGCTCGCGGTGGACCTTGGTGTTGGAGGCCTGGGCGCGGGGGCGGACTACCAGGAGGTCGATGTTGACGTGCGGGGGGCGGGTGCAGGCCCAGGTGATGGTGTCGGCGACGTCGTCCGCGGTGAGGGGTTCGGCCACGCCCGCGTAGACCTTGGCGGCCTTGTCGGTGTCGCCGCGGAAGCGGGTCGTGGCGAACTCGTCGGTCTTGACCATGCCGGGGGCGATCTCGATGACGCGGACCGGGGTGCCGACGATCTCCAGGCGGAGGGTCTCGGCGAGGACGCGGGCGCCGTTCTTGGCGGCGACGTAGCCGGCGCCGCCCTCGTAGGTGGAGTGGCCCGCGGTGGAGGAGAGGACGACGACCGTGCCGTCGCCGCTGGCGGTGAGGGCCGGGAGCAGGGCCTGGGTCATGTGGAGGGTGCCGAGGACGTTGACCTCGTACATCCGGCGCCAGTCGTCGGGGTCGGCGATCGCGACGGAGTCGGCGCCGAGGGCGCCGCCGGCGTTGTTGACGAGGACGGCGAGGGCGCGGAAGGCGGTGGCGAACTCGTCGACGGCGGCGCGGTCGGTGACGTCGAGGGCGTAGGCGGTGGCCTGGTGGCCGGCGTCGTTGATCTCGGCGGCGAGGGCTTCGATGCGGTCCTTGCGTCGGGCGGTGAGCACTACGCGGTAGCCGGCGGCGGCGAGCTGCTTGGCCGTGGCGGCGCCGATTCCGCTGCTCGCTCCGGTGATGACGGCGATGGGGGTACCGGGGGCGGTCATGGAGTGCTCCTCGCGCAGGTGGTCGATTCCGTGGATCGCCCGGTCAGGATAGGCGGGGGCGTGGTTCAGCGGCCGCGGGGGGCGTACATGATCAGGGCCATGCCGGCGAGGCAGACGAGTGCGCCGGTGACGTCCCAGCGGTCGGGGCGGTAGCCGTCGGCGATCATGCCCCAGAGGAGTGAGCCCGCGACGAACACGCCGCCGTAGGCGGCGAGGATGCGGCCGAATTCGGCGTCGGGCTGGAGGGTTGCGACGAAGCCGTAGATGCCGAGGGCGAGGACGCCGGCGCCGATCCAGATCCAGCCGCGGTGTTCCCGTACGCCTTGCCAGACGAGCCAGGCGCCGCCGATCTCGAAGAGGGCGGCGACGGCGAAGAGGGCGGCGGAGCGGGCGATCAGCATGGGGGCAGGGTGCCATGGGCTAGGGACACGCTGGCTGATGGGGTGTCAAGGGATGCGGTCGTATGTGGGTATTTTGTGCTTATGCGTGGAATGCGGAAGTCTGTGCTCGGGGTCGTGCTCGCGGTCTCCGTGGTGATGGGTGCGGGTGGGAGTGCCGGTGCCGTGGGGGCCGAGGCGGATCTTGCCCATCACGGGCATGTCTCCCTGTGGGACGGGCGGGTCGGTGTGTGGTTGGTCAGTGAGAACCACGGGCCTTCCGATCTCTCCCAGGCGACGGTCCGGCTCGCCTTCTCCGAGCCGATGTCGGGGGGCCAGGAGCTGCCGACGGCCTGTCTGTGGAGCAGTGACCGTGTGGTGTCCTGCCGGACGGGTGAGCTTCTGGCGGCGGGGGCCGTCGGCGAGCTGGCGCTCGACCTGCGGACGGCGGGCCTTCCGGACGAGCTGACGGTGGAGATCACCACGGCTTGGCGGGACGGGGCCGGTGACGGGAATCCGGCGAACGACCGGCATCGGGTTCTGGTGCTGGCCACCGGGGATCCGTACGTCTTCTGATGCGCGGGTCGGCGGGGCCGGTGTCTGGTTCGTACAATTTCTGCATGCCGCAGAAGAGTTCCGACCGGCGCGAGGCGCTGATGGCCGAGCTGTACGGGGAGGCCCGTCGCTACATGGCCTCCTACGCCCTGTTCAATCAGGCCGTCGCCGATCATCTGCGGCTCCACCCGACCGATGTGCAGTGCCTGAACCTGCTCAGTCTGGAGGAGCGGCCGGTGACCACCGGGCGGGTGGCCGAGCTGACCGGGCTCACCACGGGCTCCGCGACCCGGCTCGTCGATCGGCTGGAGCGGGCCGGGTACGTGACGCGCGAGCGGGACGCCGAGGACCGGCGCCGGGTCCTGGTGTCGCTGGTGCCCGGGCGGATGGCCGAGCTCGCCGCTCTGTGGCGGAAGCTCAACGGGACCTGGGGCACGATGTTCGACGTCTACAGCGATGCCGAGGTCGCCCTGCTCATCGCCCATATGCGGCGCACCGTCG
The sequence above is a segment of the Streptomyces sp. NBC_01255 genome. Coding sequences within it:
- a CDS encoding MarR family winged helix-turn-helix transcriptional regulator — encoded protein: MPQKSSDRREALMAELYGEARRYMASYALFNQAVADHLRLHPTDVQCLNLLSLEERPVTTGRVAELTGLTTGSATRLVDRLERAGYVTRERDAEDRRRVLVSLVPGRMAELAALWRKLNGTWGTMFDVYSDAEVALLIAHMRRTVEVSAVQIERLRGGELG
- a CDS encoding RtcB family protein — protein: MSYVEVPGANVPIRMWTDPSTVDDGAMQQLRNTATLPWIKGLAVMPDVHFGKGATVGSVIAMQGAVCPAAVGVDIGCGMSAVKSSLTANDLPGDLSRLRSKIEQAIPVGRGLHREAVDPGRLYQFPTAGWGDFWSRFDTVADPVKFRRGRAEQQMGTLGGGNHYAEVCIDMQGEVWLVLHSGSRNIGKELAEYHIGEAQKLPHNRGLVDRDLAVFVADTPQMAAYRNDLHWAQEYAKYNRAVMMALFQEVLRREFRKAKVTFEPVISCHHNYVAEERYEGMDLLVTRKGAIRAGSGEFGIIPGSMGTSSFIVKGLGNKAAFNSASHGAGRRMSRSEAKRRFSTRDLEEQTRGVECRKDSGVVDEIPGAYKPIERVMEQQRDLVEVVAQLKQVVCVKG
- a CDS encoding YnfA family protein; protein product: MLIARSAALFAVAALFEIGGAWLVWQGVREHRGWIWIGAGVLALGIYGFVATLQPDAEFGRILAAYGGVFVAGSLLWGMIADGYRPDRWDVTGALVCLAGMALIMYAPRGR
- a CDS encoding SDR family NAD(P)-dependent oxidoreductase, with amino-acid sequence MTAPGTPIAVITGASSGIGAATAKQLAAAGYRVVLTARRKDRIEALAAEINDAGHQATAYALDVTDRAAVDEFATAFRALAVLVNNAGGALGADSVAIADPDDWRRMYEVNVLGTLHMTQALLPALTASGDGTVVVLSSTAGHSTYEGGAGYVAAKNGARVLAETLRLEIVGTPVRVIEIAPGMVKTDEFATTRFRGDTDKAAKVYAGVAEPLTADDVADTITWACTRPPHVNIDLLVVRPRAQASNTKVHREL
- a CDS encoding DUF3558 domain-containing protein, with the translated sequence MQRKRYAPGRTGSTARTAAILTSVLGLGLGLGLTGCSAGPTTDDIAVDAKAGPVTPVAPPGRYRTLFEPCGAVPQATLKDLLPGAAALSDPDRAKAYRGVAAVTYDTDRRVGCTWKADSPETSHRLVLDIERVVSYDSAVSDDARAQEVYLRKQLAAGIPVPPTTPPTPTGTPTGTATGTAPATGTASGTADPQATGSTDPKSATTTTSPTAPTSKTPPTDGPTSGAPSTGTPSTGPTPTSTSTGLESRVLDGLGDIAYLDDALSAVGASGHQRVVSVVFRTSNVIVTVSYREQSTGSAEAPDSKELQDKARNLARMLAERLEE